Within the Stenotrophomonas sp. 610A2 genome, the region GAAATGGCCCTGAAGCTGCACGAAGGTGCGGATGCGCTGATCGACCTGCTGAGCGACAACGACATCGGTGATGTCATCGAGCCGGGTCGGCATAACCCGGCCCGCGAATACCTGTCTGGACTTCCTGCATGACCATACTCGTCACCGGCGCCGCCGGTTTCATTGGCGCCTATACCTGTCAGGCCCTGATTGCACGCGGCGAGCGTGTGGTTGGGCTGGACAACTACAACGACTACTACGATCCGCAGCTCAAGCGTGACCGTGTGGCCGCGCTGTGCCCGCAGCTCGACCTGCGCACGCTCGACCTCACCGACCGCGATGGCCTGGCCGCGCTGTTCGATGAAATCCAGCCGACGCAGGTGATCCACCTGGCCGCGCAGGCCGGCGTGCGTTACTCCCTGGAGAACCCGCACGCCTACGTCGAAAGCAACCTGGTTGGCTTCGTCAACATGCTGGAGCTGTGCCGGCACCGCGGTGTGCAGCATCTGGTCTATGCCTCCAGCAGCTCGGTGTACGGCAACTCGGCCACGCCGCCGTTCTCCGAAGACCAGCGCGTGGACCAGCCGCGCTCGCTGTATGCGGCCACCAAGGCCGCCAATGAATTGATGGCCTATACCTATGCGCAGCTGTACGGCCTGAAGGCCACCGGCCTGCGTTTCTTCACCGTGTACGGCCCCTGGGGCCGGCCGGACATGGCGCCGCTGCTGTTCTCGCGCGCGGTGCTGGCCGGGCGCAGCATCGATGTGTTCAACAACGGCCACATGCGCCGCGACTTCACACATGTTTCTGACATCGTCGCCGGTATCCTCGGGGCGCTGTCGCATCCCTCCGCCCAGACAACACCCCACCAGGTGTTCAACCTGGGCAACCACACCCCGGTGGAGCTGGAACATTTCATCGACGTGATCGCCTCGGCCGCGGGGCACCCGGCGCACAAGGTCTACAAGCCGATGCAGCCGGGCGACATGGTGGAAACCATGGCCGATACCTCGCGCGCACAGGCCGCCTTCGGCTACGCGCCGGACACGCCGATCGAACTGGGCCTGCCGCCGGTGGTGGAGTGGTGCCGCAGCTACTTCGGGTTACGCCCCTGACTCACTTTCCGCTAAGTTGGGTTTTGGAGAATGTGTGATCTTTCTTGAAACGTTTAACTCGCGGAAACCGCAATGAACCAACCCAGCCTTTCAGTGGTTGTTCCCGTCTTCAACGAACGCGACAACGTCGCGCCGCTGGTCAATGAAATCACCGCCGCGCTGCGTGGCCAGATCGATTTCGAGATCGTCTACGTCGACGACAACTCCAAGGACGACAGCCTGCAGGTACTGCAGGCGCTGAAGGCCACCAACCCGGAGCTGCGGGTGCTGCACCATGTCAGCCAGAGCGGGCAGAGCACGGCAGTGCGCACCGGCGTCAAGGCCGCGCGCGCGCCGTGGATCGCCACCCTCGATGGCGACGGCCAGAACGACCCGGCCGATATCCCCAAGCTGCTGGCCGCACGTGCCAAGGCCGATGCGCAGGTCAGGCTGTTCGCCGGCTGGCGCGTCAATCGCCAGGATTCGGGCAGCAAGCGCTGGGCCAGCAAGTGGGCCAATGCCATCCGCGCGCGCATGCTGCGCGATGACACCCCGGACACCGGCTGCGGCATCAAGCTGTTCGAGCGCGCTGCCTTCCTCGACCTGCCGTATTTCGACCACATGCACCGCTACCTGCCGGCGCTGATGCAGCGTGCCGGCTGGAAGACGGTGAGCGTGCCGGTCAACCATCGCCATCGCACCGCTGGCGTGTCCAAGTACAACAACCTCGGCCGCGCGCTGGTCGGCATCCGCGACCTGCGTGGCGTGGCCTGGTTGATCACCCGTTCCAAGCGCACCGCGGTGGAAGAGGTCTGAGCATGGATTTCATGAACCAACCGCTGGTGTGGCTGGAGTGGACCGGCGTGCACATGTCGCCGTGGAAGCTGATCGGCCTGACCGGTGCGTTGATGTTCGGTGGCCGCTGGCTGGTGCAGTTCGTCGCCTCGCGGCGTGCCGGCAAGCCGGTGATCCCGCGCCTGTTCTGGTACATGAGCGTGCTCGGCAGCCTGATGACGCTGAGCTACTTCCTGTTCTCGTCCAAGCAGGATGCGGTGGGTGTGGTGCAGAACCTGTTCCCGGCGTTCACCGCGCTCTACAGCCTGCGCCTGGATATCAAGCACCGTGGCTGGCAGCGCGACAAGGCCGGTCACTGAGCAGGCGACTATGCCCAAATCCGGCGGTTTGCCGCCCGAATCCGTCTAGGTCGGGCGGCAGCTTCAATGCGATGATCGGGGTGAATGAACCACCTGGGGAACACCGATCGTGAAATCGCCGTTGACCGTTGCGCTGCTGCTCACCCTTGGCCTGAGCGCCACCCCGGCCTTTGCCGCCGCACCGTCGGCCCCGGCCACGCTGGCCACTCAATCGCTGGATGACCAGTTCAAGGCCATCTACGAGAAGGAATGGGCCTGGCGCCAGACCGGTGGCGGTGAAGCCAGCGAAGACAGCGACGCCCCGGCCAACAGCACGCGCCTGCCTGACGTCAGCGCTGCGGCACAGCAGGCACGCCTGAAGGTATGGGACGAGGTGCTGGGCCAGCTCAAGGCCATCGACCCGGCCAAGCTCTCGGCCGAAAACCAGATCAACTACGCCATCTATCACTACCAGGTCGAAAGCCTGGCCGATGAAGTACGCCTCGGCAGCTACGAGATGCCGTTCAATTCGGATTCCTCGTTCTGGTCGAATCTGAGTTTCATGGCCCGCCGCGAGATGAAGACGGCGGAGGATTACCGCAACTACATCGCGCGCTTGAACGATGTGCCGCGTTACTTCGATCAGCAGATGGTCAATATGCGCGCCGGTCTCGCCCGTGGCTTCAGCGTGCCGCGCGCGGTGCTGGAAGGGCGTGACGTCTCCATCTCGACCGTGGCCGAGCTGAAGGACCCGACCGAGTCGCCGCTGTACGAGCCGTTGAAGAAGCTGCCCAGCAGCATTCCGGCAGCCGAGCAGGCCAAGCTGCAGGCCGATGCCAAGCAGGCCATCAGCGGCAGCGTGGTGCCGGCCTTCGGCAAGCTGCTGACCTTCTACCGGCAGGAATACGTGCCGCAGTCGCGCACCACCCTGGCGGCCGAGAAAATGCCCGGCGGCAAGGAGTTCTACCGCCAGCAGATCCGCGAATACACCACGCTGGACCTGAGCCCGCAGCAGATCCATGCGCAGGGCCTGGCCGAGGTGAATCGCATCCAGCAGGAAATGAACGCGATCATCGACAAGGTCGGCTTCAAGGGTAAGAGCGAGCAGACCCGCTTCGCCGACTTCCTAGAATTCCTGCGCACCGACCCGCAGTTCTACGCCAAGACGCCGGACGAACTGCTGTGGCGTGCGGCGTGGATCTCCAAGCGCGTGGATGGCGTTATCGGCAAGTACATGACCTTGCCGCGCGCGCGCTTCACCATCGTGCCGGTGCCGCCGGATATCGCCCCGTTCTGGACCGCCGGCCGTGGCGGCATGGGCACCTACTGGCTCAACACCTACAACCTGCCAGCGCGCCCGCTGTACAACCTGCCGGCACTCACCCTGCACGAGTCCGACCCGGGCCACGCCCTGCAGGGCGCGCTTGCCGCTGAGCAGACCGGCCAGCCCGAGTTCCGCCGCACCGCGTACATCTCGGCCTATGGCGAAGGTTGGGGCCTGTACACCGAGAAACTCGGCGTCGACATGGGCATCTACCAGACCCCGTACGAAGACTTCGGCCGCCTGACCTATGAAATGTGGCGTGCCTGCCGCCTGGTGATCGATACCGGCGTGCACCATTACGGTTGGGACCGCGACCGCGCGATCGCCTACCTGCGTGACCACACCGCGCTGAGCGAGCACGAAGTCACCACCGAAGTGGACCGCTACATCTCCTGGCCGGCGCAGGCACTGAGCTACAAGCTGGGCGAGATCACCATCGTCAAGCTGCGCGCGCAGGCCGAGAAGGAACTGGGCGACAAGTTCGACATCAAGGGCTTCCACGACGCCGTGCTCAAGCAGGGCTCGGTGCCGCTGCCGGTACTGGAGCAGCAGATCCAGGCCTACATCGTTGAGCGCAAAGCCGCGAAGTGAGTGCTCTGCTCCCTCCCTTGCGCAACGCGCAGGGGAGGGTTGGGGAGGGGTGCTTCTAGCTCCCTCCCTTTGGCGAAGCCAAGGTGAGGGCCGGGGAGGGGTGCACTTCGCAGTGACTCAAAGCCACAAGCAAAGCCACCCCCTCCCAACCTCCCCCTTGGCTGCGCCAAAGGGGAGGGGCAACAGCGCACAGCTGAACCACTGCAACCACACTGCGATTGTGTAACCCCACAAGCACCCGCTAACCTGCGCCGATGCTGCACGCCCTGCGCCATCGTCGCCTTCACCTGCTGCGCCTGCTGATGCTGGCGCTGGTCGGCATTGGCGTATTCGGCACCTCGCTGGCCGCAGCACTGACCGACATCCACATGCTGGCGCACACCGACATCGGTGCCGACGTGCATGAGCACGACGACGCCAAACTGGCGACCGCTCCGGATGCCGAAGACAGCGCCAACGCCCTGCTGCATGCCTTGGTGCACTGCGTGGACTGCCACGGTCACGGCGGCGTGCTGCCAACCGTCACTCCCGCCTGGATCGTGGCATCACCGCCTGCACAGCAGGCCGTGGCCATCCTCGGCACGCAGGCGGTCACGCACCCGACCGAGAGCCTGTTCCGCCCCCCGATAGCCGTCTGACGTCCCGGCCGCATGGCCGGTCCCCACGTCTGAACCTGCTATCTGGAGAAACCCATGTGGATGCGCCTGGCGGCTGTTGTCGCCTTTGCGCTGGTGCCGCGCGCGTATGCGCAGGCGCCGGTGCCTGTTGTGCCGTTGACGCTGGACGATGCCATCGTCCGCGTTGCCCTTGACCACCCCGAACTGCGCCTGATCGATGCGCAGCGCCCCGTACTTGAAGCCCGTCGCGATGCCGCGCTGCTGCGCCCGCCCATGCAGTTGGGTGTGGAACTGGAGAACCTGCTCGGCAACGGCGATGCCCGTGGCGTGCAGGGCGCCGAAGCCACCGTCAGCCTTTCCGGTGTGCTGGAACGCGGCGACAAGCTCGATGCGCGGCGCATGTTGGCCCAGGCCAATATCGATGCACTGGCGCCGCAACGCGCTACCGCACGCCTCGATCTGCTCGCCGAAACCGCACGCCGCTATCTCGCTGTAGCGCAGGCGCAAGCGGCGTTGCAGATCGCCAATACCGATATCGAGCAGCGTCGCCGCGCGGTTTCCGCCGCCCGTCTGCGACTGCAGGCCGGTGCTTCGCCGGAGTCGGTGCTGTTCACCGCGCAGGCAATGCTGGCGCAGGCGGAGCTGGATCGCGATCGTGCCATCGAAGAAGCCAGCGCAGCGCGGCTGTCGTTGGCTGCGTTGTGGGGCGCCCGATCGCCTGACTTCAATACGGTGAGTGGCGATGTGCTGCAACTGCCGGCACTGCGCGATTTCGTATTGCTCAATGACGATCTGCAGCGCGCACCTGAGTTGGCCGAGCTGCTCGGCGAGCAGCGTATCCGTGAGGCGCAGCTGCAATTGGTGCGCACCCGCAGCCGACCGGATTGGAACTGGCAGGTGGGCGTGCGCAACAGCCGCGCCGACAACGCGACCTCGCTGGTTGGCGGCTTCAGCATCCCGCTGGGCAGCGCCCGCCGTGCCGCGCCGGAAATCCGCGAGGCGGAAGCCGATCTCGCCCTGCTTCCCTATCAGCGCCAGGCCCGCCAGCAGCAGCTGTACGCCACCCTTGCCGAAGCACACGGCCGCTATGTCACCGCGCGGCTGGAAGTGCAGCGCATGCAGGCGGACGTCTTGCCGCAGTTGCAGAAGGCCGAACGTGCCGCCGAGCAGGCCTGGCGCGCTGGTGCCGCCAGCTACATGGAGTGGGCGCAGCTGCAGGCCATGCGCATTGAATCGCGCCAGCGCCAGTTGGACGCGGCCATCGCCGCACAGACCGCGCTGATCGAGATCCAGCGCCTCACCGGTCAGGGAATGCTGGCCACCGATGCAACCGTTGCCGTGGAGAACGCACGATGAGCCGTCCGATGAATGTTGTAGCTGCTGGCGTGCTGGCAATGAGTCTGTTGTTGGCCGGTTGCGGTGCAAAGCCGGTGGCTGAAGCCGGTGCCGGTGCGGCAGAAGAAGCTGGCCACGATCATGACGAAGAAAAGGGCGGTGATGCAGGCGGTCACGCCCACGAAGAGGGCGAGGAAGCAGAAGCCGACCGCACCACCATCAAGGCCGCCATTGCCGAGCAATCCGGCATCCGCAGCGCCGCCGTGCAGGCCGGCACCATCGCCGATGAGCACGAAGTGCAGGGTTTGCTGACGCCGGTGGACGGTCGCGTCGCGCAGGTGATGGCGCGCTTCCCCGGGCCCATCCGCTCGCTGCGCGCAAATGTCGGCGATCGCGTCAGCGCCGGCCAGACCCTGGCCAGCATCGACAGCAATCTCAGCCTGACCACCTATAGCATCAGCGCGCCAATCAGCGGCGTGGTGTTGTCGCGGCAGGCGCAGGTGGGCGCGGTGGCGGGCGAGGGCACGCCATTGTTCGAGATCGGTGACCTGTCCGAACTTTGGGTGGACCTGCATATCTTCGGCAACGACACCCAGCACATCACCGCCGGCGTGCCGGTCACGGTGACGCGCATGACCGATGGCGTCAGCCAGGGCACCACGCTGGAGCGCGTGCTGCCGGGCACCGCCACTGCAAGCCAGAGCACCGTGGCACGTGCCAGCGTGCGCAATGACGACGGCCTGTGGCGACCCGGTGCAGCGGTGAAGGCGCGCATCGTGGTGGCGATGCAGCCTGCTGCGGTGGTCGTGCCTTTGTCGGCATTGCAGACCATGGAAGGCCGAGAGGTGGTGTTCGTGCGTGAGGGCGATACCTATAGCGCGCGTCCGGTGGTGTTGGGCGCACGCGATGCCGGAAAAGTCGAGGTCAAGGAGGGCCTGCGCGTTGGCGAGCAGGTCGTGGTCGAGCAGAGCTATGTGGTCAAGGCCGACATCGGCAAGGCGGGGGCCGCGCATGAACATTGATCAGCGCATACAAGTTGGAGGGTGCCGCCATGCTTGAGCGCATCATCCGCAGTGCCATCGCCCATCGCTGGATGATGATGGTGCTCACCTTCGCATTGATCGCGATTGGCAGCTGGAGCTTCACCCGCCTGTCCATCGACGCAACGCCAGACATCACCAACGTACAGGTACAGATCAACACCGCCGCCGATGGCTATTCGCCGTTGGAGAGCGAGCAGCGCATCACCTATCCAGTGGAAACGGTGATGGCCGGACTGCCAAAACTCGAACAGGTACGCTCGCTGTCGCGCTACGGCCTGTCGCAGGTGACGGTGGTGTTCAAGGATGGCACCGATCTGTACTTCGCCCGCCAGCAGGTCGCCGAACGCCTGCAGCAGGTGAAGTCACAGCTGCCGGAAGGCCTGGACCCGCAGCTGGGGCCGATTGCCACCGGCCTGGGCGAGATCTTCATGTACACCATCGACGCCGATCCCAAGGCGCGCAAGCCCGATGGTTCGCCATATACCGCCACCGACCTGCGCACGCTGCAGGACTGGGTGGTGCGGCCACAGCTGCGCAACGTGCCCGGCGTCACCGAGGTCAATACGATCGGTGGCTACCAGCGGCAGATCCATATCACCCCGGACCCAGCCAAGCTGCGTGCGCTGGGCTTCACTCTCGACGATGTTGCCGAAGCAGTGGAAGGCAACAACCAGAACATCGGTGCCGGCTATATCGAGCGCAACGGCCAGCAGTTCCTGGTGCGCGTGCCCGGGCAGGTCGCGGGGCTGGAGGAAATCGGCAACATCGTGCTCGCCCGCCGCGAAGGCGTGCCAATCCATGTGCATGACGTTGCCGATGTCGGCGAAGGGCCGGAACTGCGCAGCGGTGCCGCCACCCAGAATGGCCACGAAGTGGTGATGGGTACGGTGGTGATGCTGGTCGGGGCAAACAGCCGCGAGGTGGCACAGGCCACTGCGGCGAAGCTGGAACAGGCGCAGCGCAGCCTGCCCGAAGGCGTCACCGTTACCGCCAGCTATGACCGCACCGCACTGGTCGACCGCACCATCGAAACCGTCGCCAAGAACCTGCTGGAAGGCGCGTTGCTGGTGATCGTGGTGTTGTTCCTGCTGCTGGGAAACTTCCGAGCGGCGCTGATCACCGCGGCGGTGATTCCGCTGGCGATGTTGTTCACCCTGACCGGCATGGCGCGGGGCGGTGTCTCCGCCAACCTGATGAGCCTTGGCGCGTTGGACTTCGGCCTGATCGTCGATGGTGCGGTGATCATCATCGAGAACTGCCTGCGTCGCTTCGGCGAGCGCACCCACGCGCTGGGCCGGGCGATGACCCGCGAGGAACGCTTTGCCGAAACCGCCAGCGCCACTGCCGAAGTCATCCGGCCCAGCCTGTTCGGCCTGGGCATCATCACCGCGGTCTACCTGCCGATCTTCGCGCTGACCGGTGTCGAAGGAAAAATGTTCCACCCGATGGCGATCACCGTGGTGCTGGCGCTCAGCGGCGCGATGCTGTTGTCGCTGACCTTTGTTCCCGCGGCAATCGCGATGTTCCTCGGTGGTCGCGTGGAGGAAAAGGAGAACCGGCTGATGGCGTGGTTGCGCGCACGCTATGAGCCGCTGTTGGCGTGGGTGATGCGGCGCGGCCGTCTGGTGGTTGCCGGTGCCTTGGTGCTGGTGGTTGGTTGCGGTTTGTTGGCGACGCGCTTGGGCAGCGAGTTCGTGCCCAATCTTGATGAAGGCGATGTCGCCATGCACGCGATGCGCATCCCCGGCACCAGCCTCACCCAATCGGTGAACATGCAGAAGCAGGTGGAAGCGCGCCTGCAGCAGCTGCCGGAAGTGGAGAAGGTGTTCTCCAAGATCGGCACGCCGGAGGTCGCCTCCGACCCGATGCCGCCCTCGGTCGCCGACACCTTCATCATGATGAAGCCGCGCAAGCAGTGGCCGGACCCGCGCAAACCGCGCGCACAGTTGCTGGCCGAACTGGAAGCGGCGGTGGAGGAGCTGCCGGGCAACAACTATGAGTTCACCCAGCCAATCCAGATGCGCATGAACGAGCTGATCTCGGGCGTGCGTGCCGACGTGGCGGTGATGCTGTTCGGCGACGACATGGAAACACTGGCGCAGGTTGGCCAGCGCATCGTCGCGGTCGCCAACAAGGTACCGGGTGCGGCCGATGTGCGCTTGGAGGAAACCAGTGGTCTGCCCTTGCTGACGGTCACGCCAAACCGCGCGGCATTGGCGGGGTACGGGCTCAATCCGGGGCAGCTGCAGTCCACGGTTTCCACGGCAGTTGGCGGACGCGTCGCCGGGCAGTTGTTCGAAGGTGATCGCCGCTTCGATATCGTCGTGCGCCTGCCGGAAAGCATCCGCCAGGACCCGGCGGCCTTGGCCGATCTGCCGGTGTCACTGGAGCCTGCCTTGGCACAGGACAGCGCCGACGAATCCAGCCGTGCGGGCGGCTGGCGCAGCGGCGATGCGCGCACGGTTCCGCTGCGTGAGTTGGCGAGCATCGAAAGCAGCGAAGGCCCAAACCAGATCAACCGCGACAACGGCAAGCGTCGCATCGTGATCACCGCCAACGTGCGTGATCGCGATCTGGGGGGCTTCGTCAGCGAGCTGCAGCAGGCCATCGATGCGCAGGTGAAGGTGCCGGCCGGTTACTGGGTGGAATACGGCGGCAGCTTCGAGCAGCTGATCTCCGCCAGCCAGCGTCTGGCGGTGGTGGTGCCGGTGACCTTGCTGCTGATCTTTGCCTTGCTGTTCTGGGCCTTTGGCTCGGCGCGCGACGCCAGCATCGTGTTCAGCGGTGTGCCATTGGCCTTGACCGGTGGTGTCTTGGCGCTGGCATTGCGTGGCATTCCCTTGTCGATCTCGGCCGGCGTCGGCTTCATCGCGCTGTCCGGCGTCGCCGTGCTCAACGGCCTGGTGATGATCAGTTTCATCCGTCACCTGCGCGAGCAAGGGCGAAGTCTGGATGTGGCGGTACGTGAAGGTGCGCTGGGTCGCTTGCGGCCTGTATTGATGACTGCCCTGGTCGCATCGCTGGGCTTCGTACCAATGGCCTTCAACGTAGGCGCAGGTTCGGAAGTGCAGCGACCGCTGGCAACGGTGGTGATCGGCGGCATCGTCTCGTCCACCTTGCTGACCTTGCTGGTGTTGCCGGTGTTGTACCGCTGGCTGCATCGGAACGGAAAGTAGCGCCTGCTTGGCTTTGGCTTTGGCTTGAAGCTCCTGCTTCGCTTAAAGCCCCTCTCCCGCATGCGGGAGAGGGGTTGGGGTGAGGGCAGCTTTTTCGCTGGTAAGGCCCTTGCCGAGCATGGCTCGGCACTACCCCTGGCGGCTCGCTGATTTCTACCTGCCCTGGCACATCAGCGCGATAATCCAACAAAACATTCCTGCGGAACCCCAATGAGCGACTGCTGCGGCTGCGGCAAAACCCTGGAAGTCGAACGCATGCAGGCGCAGCAGCGCCGCGTGCTCTACCAGGTGCTGGCGATCAACCTGATCACCTTCGTGATGATGATGCTCGCCGCCTGGCACAGCGGCTCGGCCTCATTGCTGTCCGGCAGCCTGGACAATCTCGGTGATGCCCTCACCTATGCGTTGAGCCTGGCCGTGGTTGGCGCCAGCCTCGCTGCCAAGGCGCGTGTCGCCATGCTCAAGGCGCTCTTCATCCTGTGCGCGGCAATTGCGGTTGGCGCAGGCATCGCCTGGAAGTTGGCGCATCCGCACCTGCCGCTGTTCGAAAGCATGGGCATCGCCGCGCTGCTCAACCTCGGCGCCAACCTGGTCTGCCTGCGCTTGCTGTGGCCGTACCGGCTGGGTGACATCAACCTGGCCTCGGCATGGGCATGCTCGCTGAATGACGTCTACGAAGGTTCGGCGGTGATCCTGGCAGCGCTGGCAGTATGGGCGTTCGGTGCCGGTTGGCCGGACCTGCTGATCGCGGTGGCCTTGTTGCTGTTGTTCCTGCGTTCGGCCTGGAAAGTCGCAAGGGCAGCGTGGCGCGAGCTGCGCAGCCAGCGGGCGATCGCCGCCGACGCCACACGTTGAGTTGCCGCCTGTTCCTGCGCTGGGCACAGTAGGGGCTGGCATCCAAGGAGTGATCCATGCGCTTTCGCATCCTGCCCATGCTCGGCCTGTTGTTGCTCAGCGGCAATGCAGCTGCCGAGGCAGAAGACATCTACATCGAATTCCTGTGGTCGAAAACGCCAACAGGTGCATTGGCCCGTCAGCAGACCCGGCAGTTCGTGATGCAGGGCCAGCACGATCACCAGGTGTGTGTTGCCGCCAACGCCAAGCCCACCGATGTGGGCGGTTTGCAGATCGAGATGCTGGATGCCGACGGCAAGCGGATGTCACTGCAGCAACACGATGACTACCGCGGCAGCAAACAGTGCTACCGCGCTGACCTGGGCGCAGATCTGGCCGAAGCAGGCGCAGCCGGCGATTGGACGGCCCGTGTGAACCTCGGCGATGGCCGTACACAGACGGCCAGCATCCGCGTCGACAGGACGCTGGAGGATTCACCGCAGTTCCTTGATCGCGGGCAACCCTATGTCGCCGGCCGGCCAAACTACGACGCCTCCATCCCGGCCGAGCAGTGGGTGGGCAAGCTGGTGTGGGCGGTGGACGTGGACCCGCAGGGGCGGGTGACCCATGTCGAGGTGGAAGTGGCCGAAGGCGTGGGCGAACGCCTGCGTGAGCGTGCGATCGCCGCCGGTTACCTCAGCCTGTTTCCGCCAGATCCGGCGCGCGCGACGGTGCCGTTGCGCTGGCGCCGCACCCTGCAGTTCGCCTCGGAGTAAGCCCACTCGCAGGCGGTGGAAGCGCCTGTTTGTTGCTATTGATGGCATTGCACGAGGGGGCCAAGTACGCTTTCACCATGCGTACAAAGCCCAATGCCCAGCCCAACCAGAGCCTGATCGATGGCATCGCCACCTTGCAGGCGCTGGCCTCGTCTCCCGAACCGGTCGGTTGCCGTGAGCTGGCCCGCCAGCTCGATGCCAACCCGACTCGGGTCAACCGCCTGCTCAAGACCCTGGCCTACCTGGGCATCGCCCGGCAGACCGCGGACCGCAAGTACACCGCCGGGCCCGGCATGCATGTGCTGGCCGCGCAGAGCCTGTTTGCCTCGGGCCTGATTCGGCGCGCGCTGCCGGTGCTGGAGAGCCTGCGCCGCTTCGGCCACACGGTGGCGATGGGTGTGCTGTGGAATGACAGCGTCAGCTATCTGTTCCACGCACCGCCGGGAATCGAGGCGGCGCGAGGCCTGGGCCGCATCGGCCTACTGCCGGCTACCACCAGCGGCATCGGCATCGCCTTGCTGGCCCAGCTGTCCGACGAGGATGTGCGCGAGCTGTACGCGGACAAGCCGATCCCGATGTTCCCGAACGGCATCGAGCAGCTGCTGGCGACCCTGGCCGTCACCCGCAGCCAGGGCCATGCGCGCGTGCATGTCGCCGATGAGCGCGACCACCATGTCGTCGCCATTGCCATGGGCGACCCGGTGCATGCCGGCATCGCGATGTCAGGCTGGATCCCGGAATCGGCCACTGAGGAGCTGGTCCGCGCGCTGCAGGCAGCCGCCGCCGAAATCGGCTGATCCAGCCGGATCAGCCGTGGCGCAGTGCGGCTTGACCTGTTGCTAAAATAGCAATACGTTGCAGCCTTCCGAAGGGGAGGCGTTGTCGATGGCCAAGCGCGGGTTCGCATGACGGGGACGGGCAGGACCAAATGGGTTTTGCTGGGGCTGCTGTTCTTCTCCACCGTCATCAATTATCTGGACCGGCAGGCGCTGTCGATCCTGGCCACGACCATCCAGGCCGACCTGGACATGTCCGACCTGGAGTACGCACGGGTCGTGCAGGTGTTCCTGTTCGCCTATGCCGCGGCCTACGTGATGGCCGGGCGCGTCACCGATTGGTTGGGTGCACGGCTATCGCTGCTGTTGTTCGTTGGCTGGTGGTCGCTGGCCAACATCGCCACTGGGTTGGTGCGCACGCCGCTGGAACTGGGCGCGGCACGCTTCGCGCTGGGGCTGGGTGAGCCGGGCAATTACACCGTGGGCAGCAAGGTGGTGTCCGAGCAGTTCCCTTCGCGTCAGCGCGGGCTGGCGCTGGGCCTGTACACCGCAGGCGCGATGATCGGCGCGACCTTGGCGCCGCCGCTGATCGGCGGTATCGCGTTGGCCTACGGCTGGCGCAGCGCGTTCTGGATCACCGGCGCGGCTGGCTTGCTGTGGATGATCGCGTGGTGGTGGGTCTACCCGCGTGGCAAGGCCAAGGCTGCAGCGCCTGCGCAAGCGCTGGCGGCAGATGTGGCTACTGCTTCGCCGGCGGTCGCCGATGAAGCGCTGCCAGCAGCCACGCCATCAATGAAAGGCGTGTGGGGCCGCCTCGCGCGTGATCGCACCGTGTGGGCGCTGGTTGCTTCGCGCGCGGTGGCCGATCCGGTCTGGTATTTCTATCTGTTCTGGTTCCCCAAGTACCTCGGTGATGCGCGCGGCATGAGTCTGGCGACGATCGCCTCGCTGGCCTGGGTTGTGTACGTGGCCGCGGATATCGGCAGTGTCGGTGGTGGTCTTATTTCTGGCCGGTTGGTGAAGCGCGGCATGGACCCGGTGCGTGCCCGCCTGACCACCATGGTCGGCGCGGCCTGC harbors:
- a CDS encoding efflux RND transporter periplasmic adaptor subunit is translated as MSRPMNVVAAGVLAMSLLLAGCGAKPVAEAGAGAAEEAGHDHDEEKGGDAGGHAHEEGEEAEADRTTIKAAIAEQSGIRSAAVQAGTIADEHEVQGLLTPVDGRVAQVMARFPGPIRSLRANVGDRVSAGQTLASIDSNLSLTTYSISAPISGVVLSRQAQVGAVAGEGTPLFEIGDLSELWVDLHIFGNDTQHITAGVPVTVTRMTDGVSQGTTLERVLPGTATASQSTVARASVRNDDGLWRPGAAVKARIVVAMQPAAVVVPLSALQTMEGREVVFVREGDTYSARPVVLGARDAGKVEVKEGLRVGEQVVVEQSYVVKADIGKAGAAHEH
- a CDS encoding efflux RND transporter permease subunit; its protein translation is MLERIIRSAIAHRWMMMVLTFALIAIGSWSFTRLSIDATPDITNVQVQINTAADGYSPLESEQRITYPVETVMAGLPKLEQVRSLSRYGLSQVTVVFKDGTDLYFARQQVAERLQQVKSQLPEGLDPQLGPIATGLGEIFMYTIDADPKARKPDGSPYTATDLRTLQDWVVRPQLRNVPGVTEVNTIGGYQRQIHITPDPAKLRALGFTLDDVAEAVEGNNQNIGAGYIERNGQQFLVRVPGQVAGLEEIGNIVLARREGVPIHVHDVADVGEGPELRSGAATQNGHEVVMGTVVMLVGANSREVAQATAAKLEQAQRSLPEGVTVTASYDRTALVDRTIETVAKNLLEGALLVIVVLFLLLGNFRAALITAAVIPLAMLFTLTGMARGGVSANLMSLGALDFGLIVDGAVIIIENCLRRFGERTHALGRAMTREERFAETASATAEVIRPSLFGLGIITAVYLPIFALTGVEGKMFHPMAITVVLALSGAMLLSLTFVPAAIAMFLGGRVEEKENRLMAWLRARYEPLLAWVMRRGRLVVAGALVLVVGCGLLATRLGSEFVPNLDEGDVAMHAMRIPGTSLTQSVNMQKQVEARLQQLPEVEKVFSKIGTPEVASDPMPPSVADTFIMMKPRKQWPDPRKPRAQLLAELEAAVEELPGNNYEFTQPIQMRMNELISGVRADVAVMLFGDDMETLAQVGQRIVAVANKVPGAADVRLEETSGLPLLTVTPNRAALAGYGLNPGQLQSTVSTAVGGRVAGQLFEGDRRFDIVVRLPESIRQDPAALADLPVSLEPALAQDSADESSRAGGWRSGDARTVPLRELASIESSEGPNQINRDNGKRRIVITANVRDRDLGGFVSELQQAIDAQVKVPAGYWVEYGGSFEQLISASQRLAVVVPVTLLLIFALLFWAFGSARDASIVFSGVPLALTGGVLALALRGIPLSISAGVGFIALSGVAVLNGLVMISFIRHLREQGRSLDVAVREGALGRLRPVLMTALVASLGFVPMAFNVGAGSEVQRPLATVVIGGIVSSTLLTLLVLPVLYRWLHRNGK
- a CDS encoding cation transporter, encoding MSDCCGCGKTLEVERMQAQQRRVLYQVLAINLITFVMMMLAAWHSGSASLLSGSLDNLGDALTYALSLAVVGASLAAKARVAMLKALFILCAAIAVGAGIAWKLAHPHLPLFESMGIAALLNLGANLVCLRLLWPYRLGDINLASAWACSLNDVYEGSAVILAALAVWAFGAGWPDLLIAVALLLLFLRSAWKVARAAWRELRSQRAIAADATR
- a CDS encoding IclR family transcriptional regulator; the encoded protein is MRTKPNAQPNQSLIDGIATLQALASSPEPVGCRELARQLDANPTRVNRLLKTLAYLGIARQTADRKYTAGPGMHVLAAQSLFASGLIRRALPVLESLRRFGHTVAMGVLWNDSVSYLFHAPPGIEAARGLGRIGLLPATTSGIGIALLAQLSDEDVRELYADKPIPMFPNGIEQLLATLAVTRSQGHARVHVADERDHHVVAIAMGDPVHAGIAMSGWIPESATEELVRALQAAAAEIG